In Miscanthus floridulus cultivar M001 chromosome 5, ASM1932011v1, whole genome shotgun sequence, one genomic interval encodes:
- the LOC136454080 gene encoding cationic peroxidase SPC4-like — translation MSRAATLAAAAAVAVVLICFSSTATAADGNGNARQPPLAPGLSFDFYKRTCPKAESIVRSFVQDAVRRDVGLAAGLLRLHFHDCFVQGCDASVLLDGSATGPGEQQAPPNLTLRPTAFKAINDIHDRLQKECGGAVVSCSDVLALAARDSVVVSGGPTYKVPLGRRDSASFATQQDALSGLPPPTAAVPALLAVLSKINLDATDLVALSGGHTIGLGHCTSFEDRLFPRPDPTLNATFAGHLLRTCPAKGTNRRRVLDVRTPDAFDNKYYVNLVNREGLFTSDQDLFSNPGTRPLVEKFARSQRDFFDQFAFSVVKMGQIKVLTGAHGQIRRNCSARNAGTGVMLPWSIVEEAESLVF, via the exons ATGTCTCGTGCTGCTAcgctcgctgccgctgccgcgGTGGCCGTCGTCCTCATCTGCTTCTCCTCAACGGCTACCGCGGCGGACGGCAACGGCAACGCGAGGCAGCCGCCGCTGGCCCCGGGCCTGTCCTTCGACTTCTACAAGCGGACCTGCCCCAAGGCGGAGTCCATCGTGCGGAGCTTCGTGCAGGACGCCGTGCGCAGGGACGTCGGCCTCGCCGCCGGCCTCCTGCGCCTCcacttccacgactgcttcgtccAGGGCTGCGACGCCTCCGTGCTCCTGGACGGCTCCGCCACCGGGCCGGGCGAGCAGCAGGCGCCGCCCAACCTCACGCTGCGCCCCACCGCGTTCAAGGCCATCAACGACATCCACGACCGCCTCCAGAAGGAGTGCGGTGGCGCCGTTGTCTCCTGCTCCGACGTCCTCGCGCTCGCCGCCCGGGACTCCGTCGTCGTG TCCGGCGGGCCCACCTACAAGGTGCCCCTGGGTCGTCGCGACAGCGCGAGCTTCGCGACGCAGCAGGACGCCCTGAGCGGCCTGCCGCCGCCGACGGCCGCGGTGCCGGCGCTGCTGGCCGTGCTGTCCAAGATCAACCTGGACGCGACCGACCTGGTGGCGCTGTCAGGCGGCCACACCATCGGGCTCGGCCACTGCACGTCCTTCGAGGACCGGCTGTTCCCGCGCCCGGACCCGACGCTGAACGCCACCTTCGCCGGCCACCTGCTTCGGACCTGCCCGGCCAAGGGCACCAACCGGCGGAGGGTGCTGGACGTGCGCACGCCCGACGCGTTCGACAACAAGTACTACGTGAACCTGGTAAACCGGGAGGGGCTCTTCACCTCGGACCAGGACCTCTTCAGCAACCCCGGTACCAGGCCCCTCGTGGAGAAGTTCGCGCGCAGCCAGAGGGACTTCTTCGACCAGTTCGCCTTCTCCGTGGTGAAGATGGGGCAGATCAAGGTGCTCACGGGGGCGCACGGGCAGATCCGCAGGAACTGCTCCGCCCGCAACGCCGGCACCGGCGTGATGCTGCCGTGGTCCATCGTCGAGGAGGCAGAGAGCCTCGTGTTCTAG
- the LOC136451132 gene encoding uncharacterized protein isoform X3 — translation MTLLPCYGLSIAMDEEEMVIGVKIVDRVSQISEYRSGTALHVRPSPNPLCCTKWASDEEQISNLDGAHHMNLNISVTITIISLCCTCKADGGIVATREEVAYLIRSIHSLLFYFSVKSGCNCLILLHGRAKLSSDGAKD, via the exons ATGACCTTGCTTCCTTGCTATGGATTGAGTATAGCAATGGATGAAGAGGAGATGGTCATTGGAGTGAAAATAGTTGACAGAGTCTCTCAGATATCAGAATACCGTTCTGGTACTGCACTGCATGTTCGACCATCACCG AATCCATTGTGTTGCACAAAATGGGCGAGCGACGAAGAGCAG ATATCAAATTTAGATGGAGCTCATCACATGAACTTGAACATCAGCGTGACCATAACAAT AATTTCTCTCTGCTGCACATGTAAAGCTGATGGTGGAATTGTTGCTACACGTGAGGAGGTCGCATATTTGATTAGATCCATTCACTCTTTATTGTTTTATTTTTCTGTAAAATCTGGGTGTAATTGCCTGATACTGCTGCACGGGCGCGCGAAGTTATCAAG TGATGGTGCAAAGGATTAA
- the LOC136455596 gene encoding flavonol sulfotransferase-like: MVPGAPARSLTPLGGGGGVPGPAAVRPGDEADTPEARVSEERAVGLTGSTVEVERVTVGVTPLSPRRVEEVPGTDGGQLALVDTEAALPLPPPPLRRRQVVSKRLHPRSRQTHLVEDPPLAPRKALKVNVSSSAHQAAEAQADAQRGAESGEAVSEEVAAQEKGAEAAAGRLQTSSLVFAVTNRSQYDFDHHPLLFRHPQEVLPFIEAPIQGNLTYLETLPSPRLLSTHMPLSLLPKSTVSSGCRIVYMCRDPKDAFVSWWYFYNKVHIGCHIDLETAFNMFSEGFSDHEPCWGHYLEYWRESIARSDKVLFLKYEDMILEPIKHVIRLASFLGAPFSIREEEDGVPEQLVRLCSFEKLSSLPENQTGRFTMLANTVIEKSSYFRKGMVGDWANHISKEMGRKLDCIVEEKLKGSGLVL; this comes from the exons ATGGTACCCGGGGCGCCGGcgaggagcctgacgcccctaggaggaggaggaggtgtcccggggccagcGGCGGTCCGTCCCGGGgatgaggccgacacgcccgaggcgcgggtgtcggaggagcgcgcCGTCGGCCTGACGGGTtcaacggtggaggtggagcgggtgacggtgggggtgaccccattgtctccgcgaagggtcgaggaggtgccggggaccgacggaggccagctggcattggtggacaccgaggccgcactGCCGCTACCACCGCCACCGCTGCGGAGGAGGCAGgtggtgtcgaagcggctgcatccccgttcgcg ccagacgcatctggtggaagatcctcccttggcgccccgtaaggcgctcaaggtgaacgttagctcctccgcccatcaggcagcggaggcgcaggctgacgCGCAGCGTGGCGCGGAGTCGGGcgaggccgtttcggaggaggtggccgcccaggaaaagggtgccgaggcggccgcggggcga CTTCAAACTTCGTCCCTCGTCTTCGCAGTCACCAACCGCTCCCAGTATGATTTTGACCACCACCCTCTTCTCTTTCGCCATCCTCAGGAGGTGTTACCATTCATAGAGGCACCTATCCAAGGTAACCTCACCTATTTAGAGACACTCCCATCCCCAAGGCTTCTTTCCACCCATATGCCCCTTTCACTGCTCCCGAAGTCTACAGTCAGTTCTGGTTGTCGGATTGTGTACATGTGTCGAGACCCTAAGGATGCATTTGTGTCTTGGTGGTACTTCTATAATAAGGTGCATATTGGATGTCATATTGACTTGGAAACAGCGTTTAACATGTTCTCCGAAGGTTTCTCTGACCATGAACCTTGTTGGGGCCATTACCTCGAGTACTGGAGGGAAAGCATTGCAAGATCTGATAAGGTTCTTTTCCTCAAGTATGAGGATATGATCTTAGAGCCTATAAAGCATGTCATAAGGCTTGCATCGTTCCTTGGTGCTCCATTTAGTATCAGGGAAGAGGAGGATGGGGTACCAGAGCAGTTGGTGAGGTTGTGCAGTTTTGAGAAGCTTAGTAGCTTGCCTGAGAACCAAACAGGAAGATTTACTATGCTTGCCAACACTGTTATTGAGAAGTCATCGTATTTCAGGAAAGGAATGGTGGGTGATTGGGCGAATCACATAAGCAAGGAGATGGGGAGAAAGTTAGATTGCATCGTTGAAGAGAAGCTCAAAGGATCTGGCCTCGTGCTTTAA
- the LOC136455595 gene encoding cationic peroxidase SPC4-like produces the protein MRAVDAFATRIQRRDSVARSPHSLRATSPYVLQTCLVLLRSLRLPRWRPSSSSSAPTTAEAGNTGNARQPPPLAPGLSFDFYKCSCPKAESIVRSFVQDAVRRDVGLAAGLLRLHFHDCFVQGCDASVLLDGSATGPGEQQAPPNLTLRPTAFKAINDIHDRLQKECGGAVVSCSDVLALAARDSVVVE, from the exons ATGAGGGCAGTAGATGCATTCGCGACACGTATCCAGAGGCGGGACAG TGTTGCTCGATCTCCACACTCGCTCCGCGCTACCTCACCGTACGTGCTACAGACATGTCTCGTGCTGCTACGCTCGCTTCGCCTGCCGCGGTGGcggccgtcctcctcctcctctgcgccTACTACCGCCGAGGCCGGCAACACCGGCAACGCGAGGCAGCCTCCTCCGCTGGCGCCGGGCCTGTCCTTCGACTTCTACAAGTGCAGCTGCCCCAAGGCGGAGTCCATCGTGCGGAGCTTCGTGCAGGACGCCGTGCGCAGGGACGTCGGCCTCGCCGCCGGCCTCCTCCGCCTCcacttccacgactgcttcgtccAGGGCTGCGACGCCTCCGTGCTCCTGGACGGCTCCGCCACCGGCCCGGGCGAGCAGCAGGCGCCGCCCAACCTCACGCTGCGTCCCACCGCGTTCAAGGCCATCAACGACATCCACGACCGCCTCCAGAAGGAGTGCGGTGGCGCCGTCGTCTCCTGCTCCGACGTCCTCGCGCTCGCCGCCCGGGACTCCGTCGTCGTG GAGTAA
- the LOC136451132 gene encoding uncharacterized protein isoform X1 yields the protein MTLLPCYGLSIAMDEEEMVIGVKIVDRVSQISEYRSGTALHVRPSPNPLCCTKWASDEEQISNLDGAHHMNLNISVTITIISLCCTCKADGGIVATREEVAYLIRSIHSLLFYFSVKSGCNCLILLHGRAKLSRAATLCAVLPRSSNRSAPFFLK from the exons ATGACCTTGCTTCCTTGCTATGGATTGAGTATAGCAATGGATGAAGAGGAGATGGTCATTGGAGTGAAAATAGTTGACAGAGTCTCTCAGATATCAGAATACCGTTCTGGTACTGCACTGCATGTTCGACCATCACCG AATCCATTGTGTTGCACAAAATGGGCGAGCGACGAAGAGCAG ATATCAAATTTAGATGGAGCTCATCACATGAACTTGAACATCAGCGTGACCATAACAAT AATTTCTCTCTGCTGCACATGTAAAGCTGATGGTGGAATTGTTGCTACACGTGAGGAGGTCGCATATTTGATTAGATCCATTCACTCTTTATTGTTTTATTTTTCTGTAAAATCTGGGTGTAATTGCCTGATACTGCTGCACGGGCGCGCGAAGTTATCAAG AGCAGCGACCCTTTGTGCAGTTCTGCCCCGTTCTTCTAACCGTTCGGCGCCCTTTTTCCTTAAGTGA
- the LOC136451132 gene encoding uncharacterized protein isoform X2 has product MTLLPCYGLSIAMDEEEMVIGVKIVDRVSQISEYRSGTALHVRPSPNPLCCTKWASDEEQISNLDGAHHMNLNISVTITIISLCCTCKADGGIVATREEVAYLIRSIHSLLFYFSVKSGCNCLILLHGRAKLSSSAPFF; this is encoded by the exons ATGACCTTGCTTCCTTGCTATGGATTGAGTATAGCAATGGATGAAGAGGAGATGGTCATTGGAGTGAAAATAGTTGACAGAGTCTCTCAGATATCAGAATACCGTTCTGGTACTGCACTGCATGTTCGACCATCACCG AATCCATTGTGTTGCACAAAATGGGCGAGCGACGAAGAGCAG ATATCAAATTTAGATGGAGCTCATCACATGAACTTGAACATCAGCGTGACCATAACAAT AATTTCTCTCTGCTGCACATGTAAAGCTGATGGTGGAATTGTTGCTACACGTGAGGAGGTCGCATATTTGATTAGATCCATTCACTCTTTATTGTTTTATTTTTCTGTAAAATCTGGGTGTAATTGCCTGATACTGCTGCACGGGCGCGCGAAGTTATCAAG TTCTGCCCCGTTCTTCTAA